TTTAGTATGACTGACTTTGCAGATGCTAATCTTGCTCATAAATGGCTTGATGTGCAATTAAATTCTGAAAATGAAACAATTTTAAAGACTGCTGATAAGTTTCCTGACTTAAATGGAATGGGGACAACGATTGTATTGGCGTTTGCATTTGATAAAAATGCCTTAATTGCTCATTTAGGTGATTCTCGGGCTTATAGTTATTCTGAAGGTAAATTTGTCCAATTAACTGAAGATCATTCTTTGGTTAACGAATTAGTTAAGATGGGTCAGATTACTAAAGAACAAGCTAAACACCATCCCCAGAAAAATATTATTACGCAAGCATTAGGCGTCTCAAGTACGATTGATCCTGAATTTGATGAGATCAAGATGGGGGAAAACGACATTATTTTGCT
This is a stretch of genomic DNA from Lactobacillus crispatus. It encodes these proteins:
- a CDS encoding Stp1/IreP family PP2C-type Ser/Thr phosphatase — translated: MIETAYASSIGKVRKSNQDFVKVFKNQKGIVLAIVCDGMGGHQGGDVASTMAVTHLGHNFSMTDFADANLAHKWLDVQLNSENETILKTADKFPDLNGMGTTIVLAFAFDKNALIAHLGDSRAYSYSEGKFVQLTEDHSLVNELVKMGQITKEQAKHHPQKNIITQALGVSSTIDPEFDEIKMGENDIILLCTDGLTNSLSDPQIQQILATKELSLRERCNKLISEANRLGGGDNITVCLIWNKEDESSDR